The sequence gaagttgtgaaaattaaatgagataatgaacgtAAAATGCTTAGTATAATGCAGGGCACATGAACAGCCCCTAAATCTATCTCGGTTTCTGTATCTATCTCCTTTTCCTGCctcttatttaaaaggaaaagatggaTCTCTCTGCCTGTACTGTGGAATCACTTTTCTTACTCTGTTACCACATTTCTTTCCCCTTCCCacctctaaaaaatttttttaaaagaaagtgacaattcggaaattccctggtggtccattggttaggactccacgcttccattgcagggggcatgggtttgatccctggtcggggaactaagatcctacaaggcacatggcacggccaaaaaaaaaaagaaaaagaaagtgacaatTTTTGATGTAtcaattaccttttaaaaatatctaaattaaGTGAATTTTTACTTAAGTGTAGccttctgtggaaaaaaaaaattcccaccaTAGTCTTAGTCAAAGAGAAAAGTGAATGGAcaaacttattttatttctttaatatggcTTTAGTACTTATCTTGAACTGTATCTCCTTCTAAACTACTCTCACTTCTAATCCctaaatgtaaagtaaaaaagcAAACTAATAAAAGCCAACCTTAAACACCTTGGATTCGAATGTACTCCAGTGAGTTGTCAATAATTTAAAACCAAGAGGTAGAGGAAACAGTCAAGACATGGATATAAAAGTTGATATGGGAAAGGGATGATCAAGGGGGAGTCACGATGGGGAAAGAACTAGGCAGATGTCGTTATTTAACCAAAGATCTAGAAGCTAGGTGATCTAGACAGAGGCCAAGCAATCAGTAGTTTATTTTACTCAAGAGCAAGcagggggtcttccctggtggcgcagtggttggaagtctgcctgccagtgcagagaacgcgggttcgatccctggtctgggaggatcccacgtgccgcgaagCGACTGGACTggacccgtgtgccacaactgctgggcctgtgctctaggaCCCTtaggccacaattgctgagcctgtgggCCACGGCTACTGAGGCTcgcatgcctggagcctgtgctctgcggtGGGAGAGGCCACCGTGGTGAGGGGCCCACGTGCCGCGGCGAGggctggcccccgcttgccgcagctgtagagtgcccgcgtgcagcagcggggatccaacgcagccaaaaataaacaaataaatttaaaaatttattttttaaaaaaagagcaagcaGGAAGTATTAGAGAAGTAGAGGaggatcattaaaataaaaatgaataactaGATCTTGGatatagaattatatatataagaaTCCTGAAGCAGAACAGACCAAAATGGGTCTGTTTCTAGGAAAGTGGGGATTTATTTACAGCCCATTTTTATACTTTCAAATTTCCTGTCTGGTTAAAAAGTCATCTCACTATTTAGAACAAGAATGGCCCTGAAAGCATCTGCACTCTCACTAGCATCTCCTCCTGCTACTTTCAGATCCTAATCTTAGTTATGCTGATGAAAAGCACAGATCTTCGTAGGATCATGTACTCAATGTGGATTTGCCAAAATGATCTGCCCAGTTTAACTGTACGACATTAGATGGAATTACATGGAGCAAGGTAACATACGAGATAGAAATTAGGGGTATATGTATTTTTGCCAATGGACAGGTGAGGGAAGAATAGTTTAATCAAGGGTTCATGAAGAGTGCTATTACAACGAATAACTAACAAGAGCTGGACTTGATTGCTTTGCTAGTAATGGCAGAGGTACTTGTCCAGAGTTTAGGAATGGTAAACCACAAAACTAGAAATAAGAGGAGTTTCCAAAAACAGGAAGTCAACTAGTATCTGTTGTCAGAGAAAATGTCATGAGAGGCTGTGCAATCAAAACCATAGATCCATACACAGTTGGGAAGTGTGAAGTTGACTggtaaattattataataattaagaaTAGGAGAAAAGtataatagggaaaaaaatcaatttaattcaCACATCCTCTGTGACTCTGCGATGACAGAAGGCCTAATTAAAAAGTCTATGGAGGGGAGAAGACTGTCAAAACAGCGCACAGATCACACACCGCAGCCCCGGAAGATGGGGAACTGCCTCAAGTCCCCCACTTCGGATGACATCTCCCTGCTTCACGAGTCTCAGTCCGACCGGGCTAGCTTTGGCGAGGGGACGGAGCAGGAtcaggagccgccgccgccgtaTCAGGAACAAGTTCCAGTTCCGGTCTATCATCCAACACCTAGCCAGACTCGCCCAGCAACTCAGCTGACTGAAGAGGAACAAATTAGGATAGCTCAAAGAATAGGCCTTACACAGCATTTGCCTAAAGGAGTTTATGAACCTGGAAGAGATGGATCAGAAAAAAAGATCCGGGAGTATGTGATCTGCATGATGGACTTTGTTCACGGGGACCCAATTCGATTTCTGCCGTGCATGCACATCTATCATCTGGACTGTACAGACGACTGGTTGATGAGATCCTTCACATGCCCCTCCTGCGTGGAGCCAGTTGATGCAGCACTGCTTTCGTCCTACGAGACTAATTGAGCCAGGGTCTCTCATCTGACTTCAAGTGAACCATCATTTTTGGTGGTTTTGATCTTTTGTCACTGAGCCCAGGGAGCCAGGGATTAGGGATTAAGATCATGCACAAAAGTTTCCTAAATATTCCTGAATGGCTGCAGATGTTGGGGAAAAGTATGTGATATTTTAGAAACTTAGGGGGAAAAGTAGGAAGGTATTTTTATGTAAAGCCTTGACCCAGTGttcaaaaatataattgtatttagATCTTGTTACTGCTCCAGTACATAGGAATTGTGTAAAGTGTTAAAGCAGCTGTATAAGTTTAAATTGTGTATGTCGAAGATTAGGAAAAAGATAGTAGCTGTTTTTCCTAAATGAAATAACTTTCTTCTTCCCCCCACCCAAATTCTTTTCTCAAGTTGCTGGCATTTGGGTCAAGGTTTTATTAAAAGCTACATTTTATaacactggcacaaaaaaagtaGTTTTAAGCTTGTttgtacagttcttttttttccattggaaaTGTAATTCATTGCCTTAGGTCTTTTAAAATAGTGTATTATTATCGTTGGGGCTGGCTCTATGCTTGAAAACCCGTTTATTTATAACCTGTTATAAGTGCTATATCTGTTTGCAGTTAGGAAATGCAGAATTCAAAGTGATCTCCTAGTGTGTAAGCAAGCTGAGATGCACTATCCCTTTTCTATAAAAAAATGAGTTAATGTGTCAAGAAACCAACTCTAGTAAAGTGGGATTTAATAGTACCCTTTCTTATGTGTTTCACCTAATTATTTTGGTTGTTAATATGGTGATAATTAAAAGTCAAggtaaattttaaacattaagaaTTCTGATTTATTGAGCTTGAATTATGCCACCATGCTTATGTAAAAATGTAAGTGGCACCATGGTTAAACTGAGAAAAGTTTCTCAGTTGTAAcaattttgatttattctttccTGTGACCTCCTTCCCTGTATTGTAGTGCTGAGGTTATTGAAGTTATGTAAAACacatctctgtttctgtttcttggaaGGACAGTCCTGCTAGTTGACTGACAATTCTAAGCCGGGAGAATTAAGATAAATGTGTTTCATGTTTTGCACACAAATGCAGAATTTGTATAACCACATGACTTCATAGTTGTGAtctcaaaaaagaaggaatttctcttttatctttttcttgcaGTTAATATAAGAACACTGAATCTCTAAGCTTCTGAAGTGTTAGAAGTAGAGATGGCCTAGTAAGGATGTAGTTGTAATGTTTTATCCATttagcatgtgtttatttttcttaaagtacTCAAAGGTGACATATTTGTTCAACTCAGTGATATTACAGCTAAAAAATCATTCATTAGCAAAAGGAGAAGTAATCTCAACCCAACAAATCAGAaatgtttcttattattttatattgagttgaaCATTTGACTTTAACACTTTTCTACATACAAAACACAAGTCTCTTGAAGGGTTCTTCATAATTGCATTATAGAAGAATTTAGTATGTCATAAGCACTTAAAGATTTGACATTCAACTGTAGCAGTATCTATGTTGGTTAATTTTCTTATAAGCCCCACGATGAGTTtgagaaaaattgaaagaaattagATTATCAGGTTCTGTTAAATTGTTACATGTATCTTGCTTAAGtttttgttcattaatttatatCCAATTACATAAAGCAAATTTGGAGGAAACACCTGAAGTTGTGCAATATTTTCAgagatattacttttttttaatctttgtgttttccacttaaaCATGATGTCTGTCATCAAGTATTatagtcactttcttttttcaagattgttaaattgataaatgaacttttttttttttaaatcatcttccATGTTGCTGTTAGTCTTTATTACAAGGCTTCTTTCACAGAAGTTTGGCAGTAATATTGAAGGAACCAGGATTGAgctgaatgcttttttttttaaggtactttGTACTCTTTAATTTTGATCTCCACATACCATGTTAAGAACCATCAATTTTGGCTTTTACCAAGTTAAATAAAGTTATAAtacagtggcaaaaaaaaaaaaaaagtctatggagggcttccctggtggcacagtggttaaaaatctgcctgccaatgcaggggacacgggttcaaggccttgtccgggaagatcccacaggctgcaaagcaactaagcctgtgcgccacaactactgagcctgcgctctagagcccgcgagccacaattactgagcccgcgtgccacaactactgaagcccgtgcacctagagcccatgctctgcaacaagagaagccaccgcaatgagaagccctcacacagaaaggaagagtagcccctgctcgccgcaactagagaaagcctgcacacagcaacgatgactcaacacaaccaaaaataaataaaaataaaattaattaaaaaaaaatctatggaaatggaatcataaagcTAGTAAACAGAGAATACTTTGTCCAGTTTTAGAAATATGGTTTGAGAGAGTCACCAAAAAGTTTAACCGAACAAGAGAATTTGCCCCTGCCTCTATCCAAAGTCTAGATACAGGAGTTAGAACAGAGATATAGTACTAGAGAATGTTCAAGGAGACACATACCTTCCCTTTGGTCAAACAAAAGTCCACGGCTCATACATCTCTAGAGTTCCAAAAGAATTTagatgacaaaaatattttacacaCAAGGTAGAATTTAGTAAATTGCTAAGGAAATTGGTACAACCTATAAAGAAACTAGAGAGTCCCTTTCCTAGGTAATCCTTTTTGTCCCAACACAGACTTCTTGTTGGTCTTGGTCCTGAGATAATAATGGCATATGATACGATACGGGTACCAAAAAGTATAAAGATCCTTTCTGCAAATCACAGTAAAAATAAGCCCCACTAATAGAATAATACACTTATAGATACTTTTGACTGATTGCCAACTTATTACAGACTggcagtttattattattataggtcCCTAGTTATAGACACTATTTATCTGTAGTAGAAAATATTCCATCcagatattaaatttattttttgttgaaagtatatctagagggacttccctggtagtccagtcataaagaatccgccttccaatgcaggggatgcgggttcaatccctggtcagggaactaagatctcacgtgccgcagggcaactaaagcccacgcgcctcaactagagagctcaCGTACtgaaactacagagcccacgtgctctggagcccgtgcgccacaacaaagagcccatgtgctctagagcctgcgcgccactagagaagagaaaacccacatgctacaactagagagaagcccatgcgccgcaatgaagagcccacacgccacaactaaagatcccgtgggacttctctggtggcacagtggttaagaatccgcctgccaatgcaaggcacacgggttcagtccctggtccaggaagatcccacatgccttagagcaactaagcctgtgtgccacaactactgagcctgcactctagagcccgcaagccacaactactgagctcgcgtgccacactgaagcctgtgcacctagagcccgtgctctgcaactagagaagccactgcaatgaggagtccacataccgcaacgaagagtagcccccgctcgccacagctagagaaaacccgagcacagcaatgaagacccaacacagccaaaaataaataaataaatttattaaaaaaaaaaaaaaagatcctgcatgcctcatcAAAgattccgcgtgccacaactaagacctgacacagccataaaaataaataaataaataaaataaaataaatatttttttaaaaaaagaaagtatatctAGAATTCCATGGAATGAACTGTGTTTATACTCTAGTTGTTCCACAGAGTTCACAGGGGCAGGAAGATGCAAAATAAAGTGATCATTAAATATGAATGCATAAAATGGCCCTAAAAATCTCAGGGTCCTTCAAAAGTGAAATGTTAAAAGTCCTTATGAAGATCTAATGCAGCAGTAAAAGTAGGCATATCTTGTTGGAAAATGCAGCTTTCTAGTTTTTCCTTACTTATATCCTTACAGATTCCCTAGGGCTCAAGTTTATAAAGAACTACAGAAACTCTAACAATCCAGCAATTAGTGGTACAGAATAATAGTTTTAATGCTGAACAGTTTAATAGAACAAGGGCACAATCTTCCATCTTATTTCCTTATCAAGCAAATGGAGGAACCCCTTCCTTAAACTGTATTAAGTATTCCTTTAGGGCTTCTAGTTTTACACCAACAACCGAAGAAGTGCTATAGATTTTGTGGTAAGTCGGTTATCAGTCACTGGGTCAATTAGGAGGGAAAGTGTCTCTGACTCTTATAAAGAATGTACTCATTGGGTACTTTGCCAGAGTAAAGCAGTGTCTAATTTAAAGACCCTCAGAACTGGAAAAAAAGTTCAACAGGAATATAGGAAATAGAACTGAGAGGATTATAATGAGGCAGATACAAATAGCCCAAAGACCCAAAAGATTCCTGGAAAACACAGGATTTATGTCTAAAAAGGACTTACTTCACCAAATGTAACACAAGGTCCTTGATTAGATCCTGGTTTGAACAAACCATCCATAAAACCATTTGGGGGACAAATGGGGAATCTGAATATGGACTGGGTATGagatgatattaaaaattatagataACTTTGTTAGATGCAATAATGGTACTGTGATTTGAAAGGGAAGTGTTCTTGTTTAGAGATACATATTTAAGtataagcaaaaatataaaaatagataaaaaataatacaatgtcAAAATTGTTAAAAGTCGGTGATGAGTATAATAGGAACACATTAAATTAGTCTCATCATTTTTCTGTTAAGTTTCCAATTTTTCGTAAAAAACAGTGCTACTGTTTCAGTTTGGTGGTCACTATAGAAAATAATACCATTTCCCCCTAGAGACTGGCCACCAGGATAGTTGTTTCCATTTATCCCTTCtataaaaataggactaccaggaattccctggtggtccagtggttaggactcattgatttcactgccgagggcccaggttcgatccctggttgggatactaagatcctacaagccacgtggcgcggacaaaaaaaaaaaccaaaaccggACTACCTTGTAAAGaatggtgttgtttttttttctaggaaaatatttataagttTGGACAATATCATCATGTACATAATAACATCATGCCCCTAAATTCCTTTGTTCTACTATTCTTTGATGCACCCACTTCACAAAGTCCCAAATCTAGGATAACTAACTACCTTCACCAGGCCTACACTCTGATGAATACTCCCGCAGAAAAATGACACAAGTGGTATATTCATGTAATAATTACCATCCTTAACACTGCCTAGTGATTCTTAATTTCTCTAGTTAGTCCTTTCTCCCATATGCTGTAAAGACtacttcaaattttctttcttcaaatctGGAACCAAACCTTCCTACCCCTCCTCAGTCTCAGTTAATGATCTTGCCTTCCACATTACAGAAAATAGAAACATTGAAACAATAACTTTCTCTATTTCCTGCCATCAAATCTATAAACTTACCTGTAGCTCTACTCATAGTCTATTCTTTCCCTCCTTTACAATGGAGAGGTCTCTTTCTAAACCAAAGGTCAATCCCTTTTACCTGTGAAAATGTCTATTCTTTCTCACCTTCTTGGAGGCTTCTAACATTATCTCCTCTCCTAAATTTTCAACATTTCTCTCTATTGAGTCCTTCAATATTTTAACATGGTCAAGTCTCTCAtattaaacaaaaacaaccttCCCTGGATTCCACACTCTACTATAGCTATGAGCCATTATGTCTGTGCCTCCTCACAGACAAACTGTTTCAAAAGTTGCCTATAACCTGTTTCTAGTATCTGAGACCCCAATCATTTCCTAACCAATtcaatgagtttttttttctgcttccaccATTCTCTAAAAGATATCAATGAAATCCATATCCCTAATGAACACTTTCCCCCCAAGTGTTCTTATCTTACTCATCTTTTCAATAGCATTTAACAATTGAGATCTCCATTCTTCTTGAAACACTCTCTCCTTGTTGGTTTACATGATACTATATTCTTTagattttccttttgttcttttctttctgtctcctttgCCAGTTTATACTCCACTAGTTGATCCTTAAATGTTGGCACTACTCAAATCTCTGTCCTaggtcttctcttttcttccaattCCACGTTTTTCTTGTAAATCTCATACTCTCCCTCTCCCTATTTGTACACAAAACTTATTCCAGTCCTGAACCATTTAACCAACATTTCCACTCGGAGGGATGTCTCAGAAGCAGCTCTAACAGTTCTAAAAGTTCAcatcatttttctcttccagtGTTCTGCGTTTCGATAAAGAGCATCATCATTCATCCAGTTGTTCATGCTTAGAACCCAgaaatcattctttctttttttaaattaaagaataatagatttacaatactgtattagtttcaggtgtacagcaaagtgactcagttacacatattttttcagattcttttccattataggctatgacaagatattgaatatagttccctgctatacagtaaatccttgttgtttttctattttacatatagtactgtgtatctgttaatcccatactcctaatttatccctcctccccgctttcccctttggtgaccctaagtttgttttctatgtctgtgaggctgtttctgttttgtaaataaactcatttgtgttattttttagattccacatataagtgatatacagtatttatctttctctgtctgacttatttcactcagcatgataatctctaggtccatccatgttgcttcaaatggcaatatttcattcttttttatggttaacattccattgtatatatacaccacatcttccttgtccattcatctgttgatggacacttaggctgcttccatgtcttggctattgtaaacagtgctgctatgaacataggggtgcatggacctttttgaattagactttttgtcttttccggatatatgcccaggagaggaattgctggatcatatggtagttctatttttagttttttaaggaacctccatactgttttccatagtggctaaaccaattaacattcccaccaacagtgggaaTATTAATATTCCCACATATTAatatttctccacaccctctccagcatttattatttgtagactttttgatgatggccattctgaccagtgtgaggtgatatctcattgtggttttcatttgcatttctctaataattagcagtgttgagcatcttttcatgtgcctgttggccagctgtatgtctttttggagaaatgtttatttaggtcttctgcccattttttttttttttttttttttttataaatttattatgtatttatttatttatttttgggtgtgttgggtcttcgtttatgtgcgagggccttccccagttgcggcaagcgggggccactcttcatcgcggtgcgcggggcctctcactgtcgcggcctctcttgttgcggagcacaggctccagacgcgcaggctcagtagttgtggctcacgggcccagttgctccacggcatgtgggatcttcccagaccagggctcgaacccgtgtcccctgcattggcaggcagattctcaaccactgcgccaccagggaagccccctgcccattttttaacttggttgtttgtttttttgatattaagttgtatgagctctttgtatattttggaaattaaccctttatttgtcacatcatttgcaaatattttcttccattcgtgggttgcctttttgttgatgatttcctacactgtgcaaaagcttttaaatttgtttaggttccatttgtttatttttacttttatttattttgccctgggagactgatctaagaaaatattgctgtgatttatgtcaaagaatgtctcccctatgttttattctatgtaatggtggcctcatagaatgaatttggtagtgttccctcctcttcaatcttctggaatagtttgagaaggatgagttcttctttgtatgtttggtagaattccccagtaaagccatctggtcctgaacttttgtttgcagggagttttttgggtgtgtttttgttttgttttgttttttacagattctatttcatttctagtgatcagtctgttcaaattatctgtttcttcttgattcagttttggcaaGCTGTATGTTTATAGAAACTGTCCATTTTTTGTAGGTTGTCTCAATTTGTTGGcacaggagttttatggtgtcatgtcttatatttaagtctttaaggcattttgagtttatttttgtgcatggtgtgagggaatgttctaacttcattgacttatatgcagctgtccagctttcccaacaccacttgctaaagagactgtcttttctccactgtatattcttgcctcctttgtcgaagagtaattgaccataggtgtgtgggtttactccAGGGTTCTTTATTCTGGTCCGTTGATCCATATGTGTTTTTgcgccaataccatgctgttttgattactgtagctttgcagtattgtcTGACGTCTGGGAAGATTATGCctacagctttgttctttttcctcaggattgctttggcaattctgagtCTCTTGTGgttccttataaattttaggattattctaaTTCTGTGTAAAATGTCACAGGTAATTTGAAAGGGActgaattaaatctgtagattgctttgggtagtatggccattttaacaatattaattcttccaatccaagactgcaggatatctttccatttctttgaatcttcttcagtttcctttatcaatgtttaatAGTTCTCAGTGTttaggtctttcaccttcttggttaggtttatttctaggttgttttttttggggggcggtgcaattttaaactttttttttactttccttttctgatatttgttagtataaagaaatgcaacagatttctgtatactaatcctgctaccttactgaattcatttattagttctaacaggttttgtGCAGaggctttagggttttctgtatagagTCTTGCATACAAagataattttacctcttcccttccaatctggacacattttatttatttttcttgtctgattgctgtggctagaactttcaatactatgttgaatagaagtggtgagagtgggcatccttgtcttgctgcTGAATTTAGcaagaaggctttcagcttttcaccattgagtattatattggctatgggtttgtcataaatggcttttattatttttaaaatttatttatttatttggctgtgtcgggtcttggttgtggcatgcgggatcttcgttgtggcatgcgggatctttcattgcagtgcatgggcttctctctagttgtggcatgcgggctctagagcacaggggctcagtagttgtggcacacaggcttagttgccctgcagcatgtgggatcttagttccccaaccagggattgaacccgcatcccctgcattggaaggcagattcttaaccactggaccaccagagaagtcccataaatggcttttattgttgagatatgttccctctgtacccattttggtgagagtttttatcatgaatcgatgttgaattttatcaaatgctttttctgcatctattgagaagatcatttggtttttgtcttttcttttgttgatttggcacatcacattaattgatttgcatgtgTTTGAAACATCCTTGaaaccctggaatgaatccaacttgatcatggtgtatgatcctttttatgtattgttggattcagtttgctaatacttcactgaggatttttgcaactatattcatcaaagatattggcctgtaatttcttttgtggtgtctttgtgtgatttttggtatcagggtgatggtggcttcatagagtgACTTTggtagtgttccctcctcttcaatcttttggaatagTTGGAGAAGGATAAGTTCtctgtatgtttggtagaattctccagtaaagccatctggttctggacttttgtttgcagggggttttttgggttttgttttttcgttttttttttcagattctatttcacttctagtgatcagtctgttcaaattatcttattttaaaaattaatttatttttggctgccttgggtcttcattgctacatgcaggctttctttagttgtgtcaagcaggggctactcttcgttgcggtgcatgggcctctcatcgcagtggcttctcttgttgtggagcgtgggctctaggcgcacgggctttagtagttgtggcacacgggctcagtagttgtggcacacgggctatagagtgcaggctcaacagttgtggcgcacaggcttagttgctctgcggcatgtgggatcttcccagaccagggctcgaacctgtgttccctacattggcaggcagattcttaaccactgcgccaccagggaagccccaaattattTTGACTCAGCTTTGGCAAGCTGTATGTTtatagaaacttgtccatttttttctaggttgtcccaatttgttggtatataactATTCATAgtatttcttatgatttttttgtatttctgcagtattggCTATtaattctcctctttcatttcttattttgtttacttgggtcttctctcttttcttcttggagaGCCTGGCTAGAAGTTTgtcgattttgtttatcctttcaaaaaactGGCTcttggggcttccgtggtggcgtggtggttaagaatccgcctgccaatgcaggggacacaggcttgagccctggtccaggaagatcccacatgccgcagagcaactaagcccatgcgccacaactactgtgcctgcgctctacagcctgtgagccacaattactgagcctgagtgccacaactactgaagccgatgcgcct comes from Balaenoptera ricei isolate mBalRic1 chromosome 2, mBalRic1.hap2, whole genome shotgun sequence and encodes:
- the LOC132360449 gene encoding RING finger protein 11-like, whose product is MEGRRLSKQRTDHTPQPRKMGNCLKSPTSDDISLLHESQSDRASFGEGTEQDQEPPPPYQEQVPVPVYHPTPSQTRPATQLTEEEQIRIAQRIGLTQHLPKGVYEPGRDGSEKKIREYVICMMDFVHGDPIRFLPCMHIYHLDCTDDWLMRSFTCPSCVEPVDAALLSSYETN